From Etheostoma spectabile isolate EspeVRDwgs_2016 chromosome 8, UIUC_Espe_1.0, whole genome shotgun sequence, a single genomic window includes:
- the LOC116694735 gene encoding dynein heavy chain 6, axonemal yields the protein MASASPSPSDSLLNLPGQSRGNNSRERLHKLPALQNSTILPRPPVPVPDIQSLLNRSVKRKEPSLKHLQARQQMYFPGWDTRSPSSQQTEPPHRQRQKYPVHLPPLQSTTKANPGGYNQSPSSRPTKQPREKKQPVHLPPLQYRNKLFKNVPTPSHPKGPLYTVEVYEYSKDDYLMVTHKGVVSVYEEDYDFITHERWEEEYEYHCELSRIPFFALFKKLKPFHVWRTTVRWKKIHLTRKSLQNRLFFVNQPLRSALIDIRKMCYQISDTGLFHIEKKHTYTLQEFQDVQYKQLQEVSSNLRKFQDLVKEVTVSACTNYLPKLESRSHKLNEQKDKKSLPWLKTFQSSRLICFIRLVDYLVVNALHVLVVNVVTELLAVLQEQVRRTPSHGIIQSWNQPAEAASDPTEEQTEKKSVEPETRRDPPMFTSELMLDPHALTYKPSEENFQESFAEIIGGFKKAVMSVTTLTADPDLDSLTDPGDYEKVERNYEESPYLESLIENDDHLQSMIQDVKESLHFAFDAAKVYSHTFERFRLFYKENESLDLDAMRQQDHGLSFFEKALDSYHREHKEALAIQQKRHLGLLLVDNTELKEKLVSSPLRCLEVISEMFTKLAKKKAETAIAEAREAQFKLECSPSTTAELDNYLTFLDEIKERITVLEGEQETICQMIDRYSVPFPLEDLIIFGTLQPTLSSLHSLIDEAVEERQSTIDKLCSSLQKNAIK from the exons ATGGCCTCTGCATCTCCATCTCCGAGTGACTCTCTACTGAACCTCCCTGGTCAAAGCAGGGGAAATAATTCCAGAG AGCGGCTGCACAAGCTCCCTGCACTACAGAACTCCACCATCCTACCAAGGCCCCCGGTCCCTGTTCCAGACATACAG TCCTTGCTGAATAGGAGTGTAAAACGGAAAGAGCCCAGCCTCAAACACTTACAAGCCCGTCAGCAGATGTATTTCCCGGGCTGGGACACTCGATCGCCTTCATCTCAACAAACAGAGCCGCCACACAGGCAGCGTCAAAAATATCCTGTCCACCTACCTCCTCTGCAATCCACGACCAAG GCAAATCCAGGCGGGTACAATCAATCACCTTCATCTCGACCAACCAAGCAGCcacgtgaaaaaaaacaacctgtccACCTACCTCCACTGCAATACAGGAACAAG TTGTTTAAGAATGTGCCAACCCCAAGTCACCCCAAAGGACCGCTGTACACAGTTGAAGTCTATGAGTACAGTAAGGATGACTATTTGATGGTAACCCATAAAGGTGTGGTATCAGTGTATGAGGAGGACTATGACTTCATAACCCATGAGCGCTGGGAAGAGGAGTACGAGTACCACTGCGAGCTGAGCCGCATCCCCTTCTTTGCCCTCTTCAAAAAGTTGAAACCATTCCATGTCTGGCGCACCACAGTTCGCTGGAAGAAGATTCATTTGACCAGGAAGTCCCTCCAAAAccgtttgttttttgtcaatcag CCTCTACGTTCTGCACTGATAGACATCAGGAAAATGTGTTACCAAATCAGTGACACAGGCTTGTTTCACATTGAGAaaaaacacacctacacactgCAAGAGTTTCAGGATGTCCAGTACAAACAACTGCAAGAG GTGTCGAGTAACTTGAGGAAGTTTCAAGACCTGGTAAAGGAGGTGACAGTTTCTGCATGTACCAACTACTTGCCGAAACTTGAATCCAGATCTCATAAACTAA ATGAGCAAAAGGACAAGAAAAGTCTTCCATGGCTCAAGACTTTTCAATCCAGCCGCCTCATATG CTTTATCCGTCTTGTTGACTATTTGGTTGTCAACGCCTTGCACGTCTTAGTGGTGAATGTAGTCACAGAACTGCTGGCTGTGCTCCAGGAGCAGGTACGCCGAACGCCTAGCCATGGCATTATTCAGAGCTGGAACCAGCCTGCTGAGGCTGCCTCTGACCCTACTGAAGAACAGACTGAAAAGAAG TCTGTTGAGCCAGAAACTCGCCGTGACCCTCCTATGTTCACCTCTGAGCTGATGCTGGACCCACATGCTTTGACTTACAAACCCTCTGAGGAGAACTTTCAG GAGAGTTTTGCAGAGATCATTGGGGGGTTTAAGAAAGCAGTGATGTCAGTCACTACACTTACAGCAGATCCTGATTTGGATTCATTGACAGATCCTGGAGACTATGAG AAAGTGGAACGTAACTATGAAGAAAGCCCCTATTTGGAATCTCTTATAGAAAATGATGACCACCTTCAAAGTATGATCCAGGACGTCAAG GAATCTCTCCATTTTGCCTTTGATGCAGCAAAAGTGTACTCGCACACATTTGAGCGTTTTCGGCTGTTCTATAAAGAGAATGAGAGTCTGGATCTGGATGCAATGCGCCAACAGGATCATG GTTTATCCTTTTTTGAAAAAGCACTGGATTCCTACCATAGGGAGCATAAGGAAGCCTTAGCCATCCAACAGAAGAGACATCTGGGCTTACTGCTTGTGGATAACACGGAGCTCAAAGAGAAGCTTGTGTCTTCCCCGCTCCGCTGTCTGGAG GTCATCAGTGAGATGTTTACCAAGCTTGCGAAGAAGAAGGCAGAGACTGCCATTGCTGAGGCTCGTGAAGCTCAGTTCAAACTAGAGTGCAGTCCCTCCACTACAGCTGAGTTAGACAACTACCTCACATTTCTGGATGAGATAAAGGAGAGG ATTACGGTTCTTGAGGGGGAGCAGGAGACAATATGTCAGATGATTGACAGGTACTCAGTTCCTTTTCCACTTGAGGATCTGATTATTTTCGGCACCTTGCAACCCACCCTTAGCTCATTGCACAGCCTCATTGATGAGGCAGTGGAAGAGAGGCAGTCCACCATCGACAAGCTGTGCAGCTCACTGCAAAAGAATGCAATAAAATGA